From Pseudochaenichthys georgianus unplaced genomic scaffold, fPseGeo1.2 scaffold_1381_arrow_ctg1, whole genome shotgun sequence, a single genomic window includes:
- the cltrn gene encoding collectrin: protein MEDVVFLLLLCVSSAAAQLCAPDASNGYKVRLSLLTALGDEAYVWNDSEMFLFRAALAFAMRTADGQNYNVSNVLVCDETPRVSFWFVVTSPLDSTLLVERRQVEEAVRKSRNRINSAFLLTDNTLEFLGIPPTLAAPAPPSSPPWLIVFGVVMGAVGAGIVLVLGTSVMQRRREKKKAKTGIEEGEEESRAEGNGAASDSVYNLSFSDDDRLTQM, encoded by the exons ATGGAGGACGTtgtgttcctgctgctgctgtgcgtgtcctctgctgctgctcaGCTCTGTGCTCCAG ATGCTTCAAACGGCTACAAAGTGCGACTCAGCCTCCTCACGGCTCTGGGAGACGAAGCC TACGTCTGGAACGACAGCGAGATGTTCCTCTTCAGAGCGGCGCTGGCCTTCGCCATGAGGACCGCAGACGGGCAGAACTACAA CGTGTCCAACGTGCTGGTTTGTGACGAGACGCCCCGAGTGTCCTTCTGGTTCGTGGTGACGTCTCCACTCGACTCCACCCTGCTGGTGGAGAGGAGACAGGTGGAGGAGGCAGTGAG GAAGTCGAGGAACCGCATCAACAGCGCCTTCCTGCTGACGGATAATACCCTGGAGTTCCTGGGCATCCCCCCCACCCTGGCGGCCCCCGCGCCCCCCTCGTCCCCCCCCTGGCTGATCGTGTTCGGGGTGGTGATGGGAGCCGTGGGCGCCGGCATTGTGCTGGTGCTGGGGACCTCCGTCATGCAGAGGAGACG TGAAAAGAAGAAGGCGAAGACTGGCATTGAGGAGGGAGAAGAAGAGTCTCGGGCGGAGGGGAACGGCGCTGCGAGCGACAGCGTTTACAACCTGTCCTTCTCCGACGATGATCGACTCACGCAGATGTGA